The genomic segment TTACGATACGCGTTACTGTCATGATGCTCTGCTGAGGAAAAAAATAAAGCCGCTTATCCCACCGCGAAGTGGTGCGCAATATTGGCCAGCTCGATACCATGAGCGTAACCATGCGGTGGCAAATCAGCATCTGAGCGGCAATAACGATACCTGAAAAAAGAAAGTAGGTTATCACCGGCGTTCACTGGCTGAAACGGCCATGTTCCGGTTTAAAACACTTCTGGGTGGTCATCTGAGTCTGCATGACTATGACGCGCAGGTAGGTGAGGCTATGGCAATGGTCAAAGCGCTTAACCGGATCACGCTGTTAGGAATGCCAAACAGCGTCCGCATCATGTAACAATCGCCCTGATAGGGAGGAAGTCGTCACAAATTTCGGATTTATTCAACAAAGCGTCGCTAGCAGTAAGTCGGAGCTGGCATCATTAGTATCAACTTTGGGGATTTCTTTCACGTTAAGCCAAAATAATTTCTCGCTGCTGCCTTGACGCACTTTGGGATCCACAACATTTATACGCAGCGTGACTTTATGGTGCGCTTTTATTTGCGCTACCGGCGGCTCCACCATCAGATTTTCTTGTGGTTTGCCCGCGCTGTTCTCCAGCCAACTTTGCATCAAATAATCATCATCGGTAGGGTTTTCTACCACGATGGAGGCGGATTGTTCGCCGGCGGGGAAAATCAACCGCGTGCCGTCGAGGATCAATGCGGCTTTGGCTGAGAATAAAGGCGTAGCTAACAGCATGACCGGCAGAATAACGCCACCGAGTCGACGAAAAAAGATAGACATAATATCTCACCGTTTTAGATGGAGTGACTACATGTAGAGGTAAACCGGAGGGTAAGAGTAAACTTAATAGGTTGTCGTGCTAATCTGGGATTACGGCTCTCTACGTCTGATAATTGCCTATCCCTGCCCATCTATATATGGGCGGTATTATCAACCTTTCTTTCTAAACCAATTCTAAATGAAAATGATTGCCATATTCTATAATTGTTAAATATGCAGCGAAATTGTTGCCCTTGCCGCGAGTGGCCCTAAGGGGCTTTGTTGAATAAATCGAACTTTTAGGTGACTGGCGGCTCTGATCACTACATTCGTTTCAACATCAGGTCCCCATGGCAAAGCAAAAGTTTAAAATTACCAACTGGCCCGCATACAACAATGCGCTCAGGCAGCGGGGGGACATGACAGTATGGCTTGATGAGTCAGCCATTGCTGCATGGACTGAGAGTACACCACCTGAACATCGTGGCCGGCCGCTTCACTACACCGATATGGCCATTACCACGGTTCTGATGATAAAGCGCGTGTTTAACCTTTCGCTCCGGGCGTTACAGGGTTTCGTTGACGCAATTTTTAAACTGATGGGGCTGTCGCTGCGCTGCCCAGATTACTCTCTGGTCAGCCGGCGAGCAAAAACCGTCGACATCAGCATAAAAACGCCAACCCGCGGCGCACACCTGGTCATCGATGGCACCGGCCTGAAAATCTTCGGCGAAGGCGAATGGAAAGTCAGGCAGCATGGGGCTGAGAGGCGCAGAGTATGGCGCAAGCTTCATCTGGCAGTAGATAGCGCGACACATGAAATTATCTGTGCCGATTTATCGCTAAGCGGTACGACAGATGCGCAGGCGCTGCCCGGGCTGATTAACCAAACCCACCGGAAAATCAGGGAAGCGTCGGCTGACAGTGCTTACGATACGCGTTACTGTCATGATGCTCTGCTGAGGAAAAAAATAAAGCCGCTTATCCCACCGCGAAGTGGTGCGCAATATTGGCCAGCTCGATACCATGAGCGTAACCATGCGGTGGCAAATCAGCATCTGAGCGGCAATAACGATACCTGGAAAAAGAAAGTAGGTTATCACCGGCGTTCACTGGCTGAAACGGCCATGTTCCGGTTTAAAACACTTCTGGGTGGTCATCTGAGTCTGCATGACTATGACGCGCAGGTAGGTGAGGCTATGGCAATGGTCAAAGCGCTTAACCGGATCACGCTGTTAGGAATGCCAAACAGCGTCCGCATCATGTAACAATCGCCCTGATAGGGAGGAAGTCGTCACAAATTTCGGATTTATTCAACAAAGCGGCCCTAAGGTTAAAGGCGTTGGTTAATGTTAGGTAGGTGAATACGACGGCTTTGTTGAAAGAGAAAACGAAATGTTATCGCATCTTGAATAAGGCGAGCGTATTTTTTACATGCGGTCTGCGGTATAGGTTCAGCGTTATAAAGATCCCCAGCCCAGAAGCGGGGTAGGTACGGCGGTCAGTCCGCTGTGCCGCAACTGGCGTCAATACTATTACGGGCGGGTGCGGCGCTCGCTTCTGCCGCTGTCGCGTCTTTCGGCGTGCCGCCAGCCGTGCAACCAAGGCAATTGCGTTAAAGGTGATAAAGGAAAGCAAGGCTAGCCGATTCCGCGATAACGGCAGCCTGGATGCGGAGAAATGAACAGGACCTACGGTGCGCCGAAGGGGAGCGCTAGCCTGTCTGTGCCGGGTTATTTAAGAAAAAGGGGATGTGCCAAACGCGTGATCGGAATGAAAAGGCGTCGCTGGCGCAGGGGAGGGGAATGAGGATACAGCGTAGGGAGTGCGTGAAGCGATGAGGAAGGAGCGAGCTAAACATGAGGTGTACATTAGCTGCTCCGCAAAAACTATTCGCTGTTTACCGTGGTATTGCCGGATTGGCACCCTACCACCATCATACCCGTCGCAACAAAAAACGGCAGACTCGCTCCCGATGGAAACGCTATGGAGAGACTAACGCCTGCGGCGAGCAAATTTAATACGAGAGGAAACTTATTCGCCAATTTGCACAAATTATGACAAATCGGCACAGCCATTTTTAAACCGCAATTGGCAACCGAGCAAATTCGCGAAGCAAAAGCGGAAAGATCATCGTAGACCATGACCTCTGTTGCTAAAGGAACGATGTCATTTCGGGTAATAGCGGGGCCGTCTGGAAAATAAGCAGGGAGTGAATTCATAAAAATTATCCATAATTTAGTTGAATTTTCCTTAATAGTCTCTGTTTCCCAAGGCGGGTAAAGCGGTGTGGACGCTACACCAATGCGAAATCAGAGGGTTATCGTTGATGATTGTCTT from the Candidatus Sodalis pierantonius str. SOPE genome contains:
- a CDS encoding molecular chaperone → MSIFFRRLGGVILPVMLLATPLFSAKAALILDGTRLIFPAGEQSASIVVENPTDDDYLMQSWLENSAGKPQENLMVEPPVAQIKAHHKVTLRINVVDPKVRQGSSEKLFWLNVKEIPKVDTNDASSDLLLATLC
- a CDS encoding IS5-like element ISSoEn1 family transposase, with protein sequence MAKQKFKITNWPAYNNALRQRGDMTVWLDESAIAAWTESTPPEHRGRPLHYTDMAITTVLMIKRVFNLSLRALQGFVDAIFKLMGLSLRCPDYSLVSRRAKTVDISIKTPTRGAHLVIDGTGLKIFGEGEWKVRQHGAERRRVWRKLHLAVDSATHEIICADLSLSGTTDAQALPGLINQTHRKIREASADSAYDTRYCHDALLRKKIKPLIPPRSGAQYWPARYHERNHAVANQHLSGNNDTWKKKVGYHRRSLAETAMFRFKTLLGGHLSLHDYDAQVGEAMAMVKALNRITLLGMPNSVRIM